TTGGCACTTAGCTGCTCGGTTTCGCCCCCGGACACCACACTGGCTGCCCATGGCTCACCCGTTTCAGCCATAAATGACTGTCCCGCAAGGAACAGCGCCATTTTTTCCTGCGTACTGAAGTATCGCTGCTTTTGTAATTCAGCCGCAATCTGAGGCAACAGATTACCCAGCCCCTCTGATTTAATCTTGTGGCGTTCCAGCAATGCATAACTCAACGCTTCATCTCTGAGAGGCGTGCCGTAATCTCCCCACCAATAGCCACCATCACGACCTTTTCGCAAACCATCGGCAATCGCGGTCTGAGCCCGTTTTTCATCTCCCATCAAGTGCAATGCCAAACCGAGATGCACCAACGCCAGGCCGGTATGTGCCTGCGCGCGCACTTCGTATAACTGGCGCAATGTGGATACAGGTGCCTTGCTCTCCCGTGAAAGTATGTAAGCGCCATGGGCTAACACCGCAAACCTGCCCGCATCGCGGTAGCGATAATCTTCCCAGAAAGGTTGCGCATTATTGCCGGAGATACCGGGCAATTCGATCCTCTTTGCCGGTAATCGGGGGGCACCATCCTGCAATCCACGCAGCAAAAAGTCTATGGCCTTGCGATGCATGGCTTCTGGCACAGCAAATCCTTGCTCACGAGCATCCTGCAAAAAGCCTGTCACATATGAGGATAACCAATACTCATAATCCGAAACGTTACCCCACAGACTAAACCCGCCATTGGGTGCCTGCATTGCCGCAATGCGACCAATAGCGCCCTCCAGCATTTGCCCGCGTTGCTCACGGGTATACGGCTTAAGCCCAAATCGGCGTGCCGCCGCCTCATCTACAAAAACATGAGGATACGCCGTGCTCGTGGTTTGCTCTGCACAGCCATAGGGATAGGTAAGCAAACCCTGAATCGCTGAACGAATATCGATTGGCGGCTTATCAGAGAGTACCAGGTGCCCTGCAACAGAACCCGGATGCAACCCGGATAAATCCGCATCACGAACCTCTACAGATTTTCCCGCCTCAACGGTTATGTATCGCCTTATTTCGGTATGCGGTGTTGTGGCCTGTACCATCAACGGGAAGTGCCTGTCCAGTTGAATGTCTTTACCTTCAACTTTCACATTGATGTTTGCAAGCCCGAATGCCTGGCCGGATTCCACCGTGAAACGCAAGGTGGATTTTTGCTGGTTCTTCAGGACAACGGTACGCTGCCCCTCCTGAATAACCAACCCGGCACCTGACGATACTGCCACCTTAAACTGCTGATCAATGCCGGACATGTTGTGCACATCCAGTGCGATCGTCGCTTTATCGCCAAAGGCAAGGAAACGCGGAGTGGCCAACTCTGCCACCACCGGTGCCGCTACTATTACCTCAGCGTCTTTTGAGCCGAATCGGTCTTCAGAAGCTACCGCCACCATCAACCGCAACGTGCCGTTAAAATCAGGCACTGGCAACGAAATCTCTGCCTCACCCTGCGCATTGAGTAATACCGGCCCACTGAACAGATCAATCAGCTTGACCTTTTTGGGCATGCTGCGTGTAGGTTTAGGGGCATCGTCACCGCCAAACTTCAGCCGGCCTTTCTGGCCTTGCATTTTTTCAATCAAACGCCCATACAAATCATGCTGATCTGCACCATACCGCAACTTGCCAAAGAAAAACTCAAACGGATCGGGTGTGGCAAAACGGGTAATATTTAAAATGCCCACATCCACCGCATAAAGCGTCACTACGGCTTGCTTGCCTTTGGCCTCCGGCACTCGTACTTTCACCTTCATGACGGTTTCAGGGCGCATTTTCTGTGGGGCTTCAAGGGTGACGTTCAAATGTCGGCCTGAGCGCTCCAGTGGCAAATGGACAATACCGATGGCTCTGGCAGGCGTGACGAGATCACCTTGACTGCCTGGTCGCAATGATGTCACCGTGACATACAGATCATGCCGAAGCCACTCTTTTGCCACCGGAATCTTCAGATCAGTTCCCTTGGCAGAAACACTGATTCGTTTTACCCACAGAATGCGATCCCCTTCCACCGTCACCAGCGCCTCACCATCATGGGGCGGTGTAATGGTGAGCTTTGCCGTATCACCCTCGGTATAGGCCGGCTTATCCAGCTTCATCGCTACGCGATCTGGCCGTGTACCTTGTGCTTCATCGGTCTTGGCGCTCCAGCCTGCATAAAAACGATAGCGCAGGGTCTGATTGGTTTCTGGATCAAGAATCTCTACCCGATAGCGTCCGTAACGAACCAGTAGCGTGAGTTTGGCCCGCCCAGAGGCAGCAACTGAAATAGTGCGCGTTTCAACCAGTTCATCTGTCTCGGTAAATCCGGAATGCCAACCTCGTTGATCCTCAAACCGCCAGTAATAATCCCTGTCTTCGCGAAACAAGCGCACCGGCAAACCTTTCGCAGCAATCATTTTGCCTTGCTGATCCACTCGCACCACGTCAAATTCAACAGGCGAATTCTCCCGCGTGTATTCCCCGGTAAATAATGGCCGCACACCAATCAGTGTTTTCGCCGGCCAAAGCACGCGTTCGATGGTTCGAATAACCGGCCGTCCACCTGTTTCCAGCAAGCTCATGGTTGCCCTGACCGAGAATGGCGAATGGCGCCCTTTAGCTTTCGATACATCAACAGTCACCTGGCTCAGCCCCTCTTCGTCCAGCTTTGTTTCTGGAAGCTCTTCACGGCTCTTGGCATCATCTTCTGCAAAATCGCCAAACTCAAAACCAGGATACTTTGCCGCTAGCGGATTGCGGTTGCGCTCGAACTGCACCACCCCAAGCAATTGATTACCCGCCGCCGGTGCGCCATACAAGTAGGTACCTTTTACATCAATATCAAATGTGGCGCCCTGCTCAAGAGCAGGGGATTGACTGCTCAAGTCCAGCTTCATCCGTTCAGGCAAAAACTCTTCCACACCGAAGCGATACACTGTATTGGGAATTTTGCTCGCAGGATCTGTTCGCAGTTCGAGTGTCCAAAACCCGGTTGGCGCATCTGCAGGCAGTGCCAGACGTTTCAGAAAATAGCCCGGGAAGCGTTTATCGCCTTGCCACGCTGCTGTAAATTGACTACGTCCATCCGGACGTTTGAGAATCGCTTGTATCGGTTGCGCCTGAACCGAGTGTCCATCTGCATCCCGTGCCAATATCGAAAGATCAAATGTCTCACCCGGGCGGTAAAGATTTCGCCCGGAATAGGCAAACAACCGCACCGGTTTATATGGTGCGCCGGTAATATCAAACTCGGAAAGATCGAGGGCGGGTTCTTTCAGCGCGATCATGGCTATCTGCTTGCCTTTTTTTGCCAGTACCACCCGCGCATCTTTCACCCGCTCGGCAAAGGCAGCGCGACCATCACCGTCCGTTTCACCACGTGCCAGCACCTTGCCTCGCTGGTCTAACCAGGATATTTCCACCCCCTTCACAGCCTTACCATCGGTGAGGGAACTCACAAACGTATCGGCCGAATTTTCGAACAACCGCAAGTGCAATCCAAGATCACTCACATAGAAATACGTGGTTTGATGCTCATAACGAAAGCGCCCGGGCTGTGTCATCACTGCCACATAAATGCCGGGTTCCTGAAGCTCTTTCTCATCTTCCACGGGGATGTAGGTCACACTTCGTCGATTCTTTTTTTGCTCGGTTAAATATCGGCCGGTATAAACGCTTTCAGCCATTTTGTGCAGCTTGTCCAGCTCATAATGTGGCACCGCACCATTCAATGACTGGTGAGCTGAATCATATTGCCAGTCTTCTCCCTCTCCTTCTTCTTCACCCTCTTCATTGGGTTTCTTTTTAGGCTTTGCTGGCCCTGCAATGACTTGCTCCAGAAAATCCGGTAGGCGTTCATTTTTAATACGTAAAAACTGCACATCCACCTCAGGCACATTCACTGTCACCACAGGCAAACCACCATTTTGCTTCGCTGGCAATACCATGCCACGGCTGGCAAAGTAATAAGCAGGCGACACAGCACCAGTACGAATCGAATAACGCGCTTCGGCCCCGAGCAAACTCCCCCCAGTTGCTTTCAGCTTAGGATTAACTTGAACGATATAACGCGTTTGCGGCTTGATGTGAGGAAAATACAAAAGACGGGGATTTTCACCTATAACCCAGGCACCGGTAACCACCTTACCACCCTTGGTTTCGGTATCTTCAGGCGTTACACTAACACTGGACGGCTCAGCGGGAGGAGCCTCCTCATACCCGGTTTCCTCTCCTTCCGAAGTTTGGGGTGCGCTCCGTTCACCAGCCCGTGCTGGCATTTCAAAAACTTGGACAAACTCGTCATAGCGGGTAGAAGCATCCAGCGGTTGTGTAAATGTCAGCGAAAGTGCAGGACCACCATCGAAGCTCCGGTCGTTGGCTTCCACCAAGGCAAATTTGGCAAGTTGCGCAGTATCTTCAGCCTGGTGCTTAGCACTGCTGCCTGGCCAAAACCAATAGGCCAACGCAGCTATGGCCACCACCAGCACTACCAACCCACCCAAACGTCCTGACCGCATAATTTCTCCGCCTTAAAATTGGATTTATTTTGATTATGAACATGACATCACAATATTTTCGCATTGTGCCATGCAAATGTTAAAACAGCTAGTCAAGCCTCGGTTTCAGCTATGCTTTATGTTACTGACAATTCCACAACGGTGTCTTTAATTTACTTTCCTGCTGATTTGCGTTTTTCCGCCCTGACCATGTACTCACTTGATAGCCAATATTGCTTTCAAAATAACTCGTCACATCAATAAAAACCAAGTCGAATGGAAACTCAACGCATCCACATGAGTGATGAAATTTCATCACTCATGTCAAATAACCAACACAGCGAGACAAATTAAATTTTAATTAATCTAAAAATACCCGCTATTTGCCTTGTTTTTACTTAAATATGGTTACAATCCTGATCACGCATGCAGTGGCATATTTTTTGCGTTGTTCTAGCTTGATACAAAATAACAAATGGAAATAATAAACATGCAAAACCAAAAGGGCTTTACCTTAATTGAAATTGCGATCGTGCTGGTTATCATTGGTTTGATACTTGGCGGCGTGCTGAAAGGCCAGGAAATGATTACCCAGGCCAAGATCAGAAATGTGGCAAATGATTTGAATGGTGTGTCAGCTGCCTACTATGGCTATCAAGACAGATACCGTGCTATTCCAGGTGATGATCCTAATGCCGAGACTCGATGGACATCTGCAGTTACTGTAAAAGGTAACGGAGATGGCGTAGTCACTGTAACCCCCGTTGCACCAGCAACCGTAGCTGAATCAAATCTATTCTGGCAACATTTGCGCTTATCTGGATTTATATCCGGACCAACAAATACTCAAACCCCTCCGACGAATTCTGTTGGAGGAATAACCACGGTTCAAACAGGCGCATTTGGGCTCACTGGGCTAGTTGTTTGCACTTCTAATCTCCCTGCAGCCATTGCTAACGCAATTGATAGTCAATTTGATGATGGTATTGGCACAACAGGTCAAGTTCGAGGAGGAACAACTTTAGGCCCAGCTGCTTCCGATGCAGCTGATTACGTGGATGACGGGGTAAAAAGATACACAGTCTGCAAAAACATTTAAAGTAATTTAAGAAACGAATAAAAAGGCGCCTCTGAGGCGCCTTTTTATATTACCCCTGCAACAGCCGTATTTCCGCAACCGCCAAGTTTTCTGGCGCACCCCGTAGCACCAGCACATCGCCCGCTTCAATCAACGTATCTGCCGAAGGATTTAAGCCTCGAATGTTGTGCCTGCGTACTGCCAGCACTTCAATCAGAAACTCATCCAGCCCCAATTCACCAATGGTTTTATTTACTGCTGCAGCACCCTGACTGATTAGCACGGATTGCAACCGGGGTTGCACTAATTCGGATTGCTCCAGACTGGCGTCACTGACACCCCGGAAGAAGCCCCTGAACAATCCATACCGCTGTTCTCGCACATCACGAATGCGTTTAATCACGCGAGACAGCGGCACACCCAGCAACATCAGTGCATGGGAAGCCAGCATGAGTGAGCCTTCCAGCACTTCTGGCACCACTTCAGTGGCACCAGCCTGCATGAGTTTTTCCAGATCGGTATCATCCAACGTGCGAACAATAACTGGTAATTCAGGGCGCAATTCCTGAACGTGCCGTAAAATTTTCATGGCAGAGGCCACTTCTGCATAAGTCACAACGATGGCTTTGGCACGTTTTAAGCCTGCTGCTATTAACACTTCACGGCGTGCAGCATCACCAAATACCACGCTTTCACCCCCGCCTGCGGCATCTTTTACCCTTTGTGGGTCGAGATCCAGTGCAATATAAGGGACATTTTCCTGGTCCAGAAAACGCGCCAAGTTCTGACCGCTACGGCCATAACCACAAATAATCACGTGGCCTGTCGCGGCAAAGCTGCGCACAGAAATTTCGTGTAAATCCTTGGCACGACCAACCCACTCACTCCCGCATAAGCGCCGTACGATGACTTCTGTATATTGAATCATGAAAGGAGCCAGCATCATCGAAATCAGCATCGAAGCCAGAACAATCTGCAGCGTTCCGGCATCAACCAGATTCAAAGCGCCAGCCTGGGACAACAACACGAAGCCAAACTCACCCGCTTGCGCCAGACCTAATCCAGTACGCAATGCAACGGCCGTATCATATCCAAACAACCTTCCCAACCCTACAATCAAGGCCAGTTTTCCCAGCACCAGCGCAGTGAGCACCAGTGCAACCCAACCGAAATTTTGCACTACCGCACCAAAATCCAGCAACATGCCGATGGTAATAAAAAACAATCCCATTAATACATCACGGAATGGCTTGATGTCGTCATCCACTTGGTAGCGGTATTCCGTTTCAGAAATCAACATACCGGCCAGAAATGCACCAAGCGCGAGAGAAAGGCCTGCAAGTTCGGTCAAATAAGCCAGCCCCAGCGTGATCAGCAGCACGTTGAGCATGAACAATTCAGAAGATTTCTGGCTGGCGACCAGATGGAACCATGAGCGCATCAAACGCTGGCCGAAGTAAAGCAATACAGTCAGCACCACTACCGCTTTTATGGCAGCCACACCCAGCGCCATACCTAAATTACCCCCACCAGCAGCAAGCGCAGGGATCAAGATCAGTAAAGGCACCACAGCCAGATCCTGAAACAACAGCACACCAATGACCTGACGACCATGGGGTGATTGCAACTCAAGCCGCTCAGACAGCATTTTGCTAACAATGGCTGTTGATGACATAGCCAGCGCCCCACCCAACGCGATACCTGTCATCCAGTTTAATTCTAAGACCCAGCTGATCACCCAGACAACTGAAAGCGTGAGAACCACCTGAGCCCCGCCCAAACCAAATACCAGCTTTCGCATCGCAAGCAATTTAGGCAGGCTGAATTCCAGCCCGATGCTAAACATCAGAAATACCACGCCAAACTCAGCTAAATAACGGGTCTGGGCGCTATCCTGAATCAAACCAAACGCATGCGGACCGATAAGCATACCAACCAGTAAATAACCCAGCATGGGAGGCAAACGCAAGACACGAAACAGCGCCACCATCAGCACGGCGGCAGCGAGTAGTATCAGTACAAGGGATAAAGTGTTATGCATTCGGTTCCTAATATTATTCGTTATTTCTCGACTACCCGAACTCGAAACGCTTCTAAATCAGTAAAGCGAACAAACTGCCAGCAGCATAATCCGGCAGTTAATAGACCCAATAATAACGGGTCTGAAAAACACAAAAAGATACTCGCCAACACCCTGCTATGCAATCAGTATAAGCGAAGTGTTTTGCAGCCCTTTCAGTCTCTAGTATACTTCCAGTCCATGATTCCTAACGAAACTCATCAGGGGAAAGATCCCCACCCGACTGATCTGGCGCTTGATCTCGCGCGCAAAGTGCTCAAAATTGAAGCTGAAGCCGTCATGGCCCTCATCGACAGATTGGATCAGCAATTCATAAAAGCTCTTGAAATTATTTTACACTGCCAAGGGCGAGTTGTGGTTAGCGGCATGGGGAAATCAGGTCATATTGCACGAAAAATCGCTGCCACCATGGCCAGCACAGGCACGCCAGCATTTTTTATGCATCCTGCAGAGGCCAGCCATGGTGATCTGGGGATGATTACCTCTAACGATGTGCTGATTACGCTTTCCAACTCAGGTGAAAGCGCAGAACTCGTTTCAATTTTGCCCATGGTCAAGCGTAAGGGCGCAAAACTGATTTCCATGACAGGCAATGCCAACTCCACTTTAGCACGGGAAGCGGATGTGCATCTTGATGCTTCAGTTAAAGAAGAAGCATGCCCCCTAGGACTAGCGCCAACTGCCAGTACCACAGCTTCTTTGGCACTGGGTGATGCCTTGGCGATTGCTTTACTGGACGCACGGGGTTTTGGGGCAGATGATTTTGCGCGCAGCCATCCTGGAGGTGCGCTAGGCCGTCGCCTCTTAGTGCATGTAAAAGACATTATGCATGCTGGCGCTGCTTTGCCAAAAGTCACTCAAACCGCGTTACTGTCTGAAGCATTACTGGAGATGTCGCGTAAAGGCATGGGAATGACTGCCGTGGTAGATGAAAAAGATAAATTGCTGGGTTTGTTTACAGATGGCGATTTACGACGCACCCTGGACAAAAATCTGGACATACACACGACGCTGATCACACAGGTCATGACGCAATCACCCCGTACCATCGATGCCAACAAGCTGGCTGCTGAAGCCGTTCAGGTAATGGAACAATACAAAATTAACGGTTTGCTGGTAACCAACGAAAATCAGCAACTGCTGGGCGCACTTAACATGCACGATTTACTGCGTGCAGGTGTAGTGTAATTAATCAGGTACCCGTGAAATTACACGAAAGCATTTCAACCGAGAATTGAACTTATGCAAGAATTTTTTACGCGAGCAAAACAAATTAAGCTGGTCATTTTTGATGTAGATGGTGTCATGACCGATGGCAGTCTTTACCTTACGGATGATGGGCAAGAGTTGAAAGCGTTCAATTCACTGGATGGCCACGGCATGAAAATGCTCAAGCGTTCTGGAGTAGATCTGGCAATTATTACTGGCCGCACTTCCAAACTGGTTCTTCATCGCGCCAAAAACCTGGGTATAGAACATATTTATCAAGGTGTGGAAAATAAAGTTGAGGCTTATGAACATCTGATTGATGCCTTGCAGCTCGCGCCTGAGAACGTTGCCTACATGGGAGATGATGTAGTTGATTTGCCCGTTATGCGCCGCTGCGGTTTGGCCCTGTGCGTTGCCAATGGTCATCAATTGGCAAAACAGCATGCCCACTTCGTCACCAAGCTGGCCGGTGGCCATGGCGCTGTACGTGAAATTTGCGAATTAATGATGCAGGCACAGGGAACCTACGATGCACAAATGGCACAATATCTCTCTTAAATGAACGATAGAGTCGCCATCTGGTTTCCCATAGGCTTAATGTTATTGCTTGCCGGTCTGACATACTGGCTGGACCAGTCTGTGCAGCCGCCCCCTCCAAAACAGGATGGCAGCAATCGACATGACCCAGACTATATTATTGATCGATTTTCTGCCACACGCCTGGGAGAAGATGGCACACCGGCTTACACACTCATAGCCAACAAGATGACACATTATCCAGATGATGACAGCACACACCTGGAACACCCCTACTTCAGCAGCCTGGCTAAGGACAAACCACCATTACATATTTCTGGAGACAAGGGGCTTATCTCCAAAGACGGAGATCATGTCTATTTCACCGGTCACGTTCAGGTTACTCGCGAGGCAGCAGGCATAGACAGCCAGATGACCTTAAACACCACATATCTGCATATTATCCCTGACAAGGGGCTGGTCAGCACAGATAAACCTGTCGTTATCAAAGACGCACATACCAATATTTCTGCGATTGGCTTAGAATTAGAGAACAATACGAGAACCTACA
This genomic interval from Sulfurirhabdus autotrophica contains the following:
- a CDS encoding type II secretion system protein; amino-acid sequence: MQNQKGFTLIEIAIVLVIIGLILGGVLKGQEMITQAKIRNVANDLNGVSAAYYGYQDRYRAIPGDDPNAETRWTSAVTVKGNGDGVVTVTPVAPATVAESNLFWQHLRLSGFISGPTNTQTPPTNSVGGITTVQTGAFGLTGLVVCTSNLPAAIANAIDSQFDDGIGTTGQVRGGTTLGPAASDAADYVDDGVKRYTVCKNI
- a CDS encoding alpha-2-macroglobulin family protein, producing the protein MRSGRLGGLVVLVVAIAALAYWFWPGSSAKHQAEDTAQLAKFALVEANDRSFDGGPALSLTFTQPLDASTRYDEFVQVFEMPARAGERSAPQTSEGEETGYEEAPPAEPSSVSVTPEDTETKGGKVVTGAWVIGENPRLLYFPHIKPQTRYIVQVNPKLKATGGSLLGAEARYSIRTGAVSPAYYFASRGMVLPAKQNGGLPVVTVNVPEVDVQFLRIKNERLPDFLEQVIAGPAKPKKKPNEEGEEEGEGEDWQYDSAHQSLNGAVPHYELDKLHKMAESVYTGRYLTEQKKNRRSVTYIPVEDEKELQEPGIYVAVMTQPGRFRYEHQTTYFYVSDLGLHLRLFENSADTFVSSLTDGKAVKGVEISWLDQRGKVLARGETDGDGRAAFAERVKDARVVLAKKGKQIAMIALKEPALDLSEFDITGAPYKPVRLFAYSGRNLYRPGETFDLSILARDADGHSVQAQPIQAILKRPDGRSQFTAAWQGDKRFPGYFLKRLALPADAPTGFWTLELRTDPASKIPNTVYRFGVEEFLPERMKLDLSSQSPALEQGATFDIDVKGTYLYGAPAAGNQLLGVVQFERNRNPLAAKYPGFEFGDFAEDDAKSREELPETKLDEEGLSQVTVDVSKAKGRHSPFSVRATMSLLETGGRPVIRTIERVLWPAKTLIGVRPLFTGEYTRENSPVEFDVVRVDQQGKMIAAKGLPVRLFREDRDYYWRFEDQRGWHSGFTETDELVETRTISVAASGRAKLTLLVRYGRYRVEILDPETNQTLRYRFYAGWSAKTDEAQGTRPDRVAMKLDKPAYTEGDTAKLTITPPHDGEALVTVEGDRILWVKRISVSAKGTDLKIPVAKEWLRHDLYVTVTSLRPGSQGDLVTPARAIGIVHLPLERSGRHLNVTLEAPQKMRPETVMKVKVRVPEAKGKQAVVTLYAVDVGILNITRFATPDPFEFFFGKLRYGADQHDLYGRLIEKMQGQKGRLKFGGDDAPKPTRSMPKKVKLIDLFSGPVLLNAQGEAEISLPVPDFNGTLRLMVAVASEDRFGSKDAEVIVAAPVVAELATPRFLAFGDKATIALDVHNMSGIDQQFKVAVSSGAGLVIQEGQRTVVLKNQQKSTLRFTVESGQAFGLANINVKVEGKDIQLDRHFPLMVQATTPHTEIRRYITVEAGKSVEVRDADLSGLHPGSVAGHLVLSDKPPIDIRSAIQGLLTYPYGCAEQTTSTAYPHVFVDEAAARRFGLKPYTREQRGQMLEGAIGRIAAMQAPNGGFSLWGNVSDYEYWLSSYVTGFLQDAREQGFAVPEAMHRKAIDFLLRGLQDGAPRLPAKRIELPGISGNNAQPFWEDYRYRDAGRFAVLAHGAYILSRESKAPVSTLRQLYEVRAQAHTGLALVHLGLALHLMGDEKRAQTAIADGLRKGRDGGYWWGDYGTPLRDEALSYALLERHKIKSEGLGNLLPQIAAELQKQRYFSTQEKMALFLAGQSFMAETGEPWAASVVSGGETEQLSAKSTHFRELGVKAIKSGITVSNTGKSPLYLEFALSGHAIKAPESKNDPITLSRTLHSPDGSLIGDRPLKVGESVMVHLVAKSTTQISTGLIVDRIPAGLEIENLNIVQGEQMGTVQIAGMSPAAAMADSRIRHMEFRDDRFVAAVQLGYREIHLFYRARVVTPGTFQVPPVYAEDMYRPNIFGLGSGGGTLKVIDARSDSGAKNAVVPDVVAKP
- the kdsC gene encoding 3-deoxy-manno-octulosonate-8-phosphatase KdsC, producing MQEFFTRAKQIKLVIFDVDGVMTDGSLYLTDDGQELKAFNSLDGHGMKMLKRSGVDLAIITGRTSKLVLHRAKNLGIEHIYQGVENKVEAYEHLIDALQLAPENVAYMGDDVVDLPVMRRCGLALCVANGHQLAKQHAHFVTKLAGGHGAVREICELMMQAQGTYDAQMAQYLS
- the lptC gene encoding LPS export ABC transporter periplasmic protein LptC yields the protein MNDRVAIWFPIGLMLLLAGLTYWLDQSVQPPPPKQDGSNRHDPDYIIDRFSATRLGEDGTPAYTLIANKMTHYPDDDSTHLEHPYFSSLAKDKPPLHISGDKGLISKDGDHVYFTGHVQVTREAAGIDSQMTLNTTYLHIIPDKGLVSTDKPVVIKDAHTNISAIGLELENNTRTYKLLSRVKGRYDKAK
- a CDS encoding KpsF/GutQ family sugar-phosphate isomerase — encoded protein: MALIDRLDQQFIKALEIILHCQGRVVVSGMGKSGHIARKIAATMASTGTPAFFMHPAEASHGDLGMITSNDVLITLSNSGESAELVSILPMVKRKGAKLISMTGNANSTLAREADVHLDASVKEEACPLGLAPTASTTASLALGDALAIALLDARGFGADDFARSHPGGALGRRLLVHVKDIMHAGAALPKVTQTALLSEALLEMSRKGMGMTAVVDEKDKLLGLFTDGDLRRTLDKNLDIHTTLITQVMTQSPRTIDANKLAAEAVQVMEQYKINGLLVTNENQQLLGALNMHDLLRAGVV
- a CDS encoding monovalent cation:proton antiporter family protein encodes the protein MHNTLSLVLILLAAAVLMVALFRVLRLPPMLGYLLVGMLIGPHAFGLIQDSAQTRYLAEFGVVFLMFSIGLEFSLPKLLAMRKLVFGLGGAQVVLTLSVVWVISWVLELNWMTGIALGGALAMSSTAIVSKMLSERLELQSPHGRQVIGVLLFQDLAVVPLLILIPALAAGGGNLGMALGVAAIKAVVVLTVLLYFGQRLMRSWFHLVASQKSSELFMLNVLLITLGLAYLTELAGLSLALGAFLAGMLISETEYRYQVDDDIKPFRDVLMGLFFITIGMLLDFGAVVQNFGWVALVLTALVLGKLALIVGLGRLFGYDTAVALRTGLGLAQAGEFGFVLLSQAGALNLVDAGTLQIVLASMLISMMLAPFMIQYTEVIVRRLCGSEWVGRAKDLHEISVRSFAATGHVIICGYGRSGQNLARFLDQENVPYIALDLDPQRVKDAAGGGESVVFGDAARREVLIAAGLKRAKAIVVTYAEVASAMKILRHVQELRPELPVIVRTLDDTDLEKLMQAGATEVVPEVLEGSLMLASHALMLLGVPLSRVIKRIRDVREQRYGLFRGFFRGVSDASLEQSELVQPRLQSVLISQGAAAVNKTIGELGLDEFLIEVLAVRRHNIRGLNPSADTLIEAGDVLVLRGAPENLAVAEIRLLQG